The genome window tttgcaaaaaatgttaaaaattacggaaagtagctatatctcagcctatggaagacggataaagcccctacatgctagagtgatgcaccattaatggtatgagatgtccataaacttgaagactggcatttccggctccggctaggtccagatctgtaaccagatctagttctttcttctttcttctttcttctggcaaccgcaatcaactgcatgtagctccgcaagtgattgacagatttcaaccaaagttgacccaaatgaccactgggctaggccaaaccttccatttgactttgacctcgctgtgacctttgacctagctaagatggtcaaaaatgtgatttcacaaaaaaatgctactccttccacaaatttcatgcaatgatcatgtgactcatgcatatgaatcaacatgtggcagtgcttaaaacttcctaaaaagaattgaggtcaaaggtcattaagggggtcatttccggtctgaaagctaaaaatattcaaaaaatcactgtctttacaaaatatatagcagagagtcgccattagcccACATGCagtgctactagccagggtctttaggatgcctacaggtttggggtcaaaggtcattaaggggttacttccggtcaaaaaccaaaatgttcaaaaaattttatctcaaaatgtaaacagaccagaataatataaccaacatacatgaattagtgttccctgatgtatgcatggtatttttattttggggtcaaaggtcattaagggtcacttcctgttttagctgaataacttcaagaatttttatctcaagaactgaacatgttagaatttttaaattaaaattgaaacaatgcattttgtcggtgtacataaggttttttttacattgaggtcaaaggtcaataaaggggtcaaaaggtcaatcaaaaattttcaaaaaatcaaaatccatgtataagtttcgattaagctgaaattcaccaggaatatttcttatgacatcctaagcacagtgcaagagcagttgaccccatccgtaacccaggtgtcaagttataggggtcaaattgcggcttgtattcagcgtctgttgactctagttgttCTTTTTTTCTCAATcctatttctttcttttctcttcaatattggccagcatgcttatataagctTTTAAGGTGTGGCTTAAGCATTTTGCTCGAGCCTGGTCACATtaggacccaagcgtgtgtccaCCCAGTCCGAccggttaaacaaacaaaacgttttgacgatatatttgacaccataaagtatataaataaattatttgtttAGTTAAATTATCCAATGTGGTATTGGCTAGGGTCACAGCAGTTTACACCAAAATGAAATTGTTTCTTAAATGTTTTAGAATTAAAaggtatttaatgcaaattaaTTGCACAGGCTAAGGAGACATGataacctttttttaaatagagTGAGAGGATTTTcattgaaatattttaataattttaataatttcaatAATTGTAATAACTGAGGCATCATATGGATAAAAGAATATCGTATGAACTGTACATCATAATTGtattataacgattcgtgatactcaGTTGTGAGGCAATTGAACTGGCTGGTTTAGGCAGAGTATTTTATTTGAATTCTAAATTTTTAACCCATTActtttcgtttttatggtaatctgatCTTTTTCTCTGATATTAACTTTGGGGTCTTATTCggacttttataaaaaaaaatgtgcgcCCGTCTTCTATGCTCAACTAACCTAGAATGCGTATTTAGCGATAAACGCGCTGACATAttgaaagattttttttattcaaatacccttctcttataaaccatcatgtgcacagtttccacctcgatacacctaagcacacattttcgtccaagagctctcaagcaagcagtgaattgtctccgcacagtctttgattacactacacggttgagtgcatagcaatgtaacaACTGTGGAGCTTCTGGCTGAAAAATGCGCCTCTTTGATTGTTATTTGTCGAAACCTAAGtcttcccttcatccaatcagaatttttaaatatcaaacgaaagctaacacttcctccttttttttttttttgtcaacagataacgcaattcaatgttatagcaaggcgaatgtggaaaatctgttgaaactaCCTCCAAGcaattttttaaaaccaaaatgtaggttttaaaagtcaaaaccttaagtgttccttacaatattttgtaaattttatgtcattaaatgaaaaagcacacttatattgtccatatactagcgtcactagaatgagcaatggccaattctctttaaattgtgcAAAAGTTGCTATTTTCGCCTgatttgtcatacggttgtaaattcaatgaactacagggtgtcccagaaaaaaataccgagtaaataaaattggacgtaagtcgagaagtagacatcaaactcaaaaaattgtgcatcacatactaaaattttattttattcagttgactggttgcgaaaagattaacgattacataatgcgcatatcaatgcagttcattccaagtttgatcagaGGCGGTTTGTTCATACtcactcaccgcttcctaaagtttgcgtatatatctcattaaatttagtccacattatctattttataattcgACGgcgttatgttattcatgctttcactaaagatgaataacagtttgtctgagaaaactttgatttctgcaattggaagctttccaactttaattcttttaggttgggcaaatatgttatattttaactttgcaAAGAACGTTTGAGCCAAGAATGGCAATGATCAATTGCTTTcagtttacgtgtgatttttgataccatgtaacattaatgttgaagtttttaaatatttaaagtttgcattacaatttctacgaaatattccaaaaaaattaaatgtgtgtcagaaatattttaagccagctggaattctcttatgcaataattctttacgcaacatttatatcaacattaacgaaaaaggaTATTTTCAAGTACCgagcaagctttcattttcaacagcgtgcaggttttcaaatttgaacaaaacctaattaaatgttttgcaagaaacagattgtttaaaaagaatgaaaaggatatcacaaaacaaaacatgaagcccattgacagttaaccactatagTTGAATGATCTTTTTCAACTTATAaggaagtgaattgacgcatgcgttatgtaaccACTCATTTCTTCGCAAATCGCAATCAGTAaatcgattccagtaaaattgacagtTAACCACGAGTGCGCATTGTTTTGAATGAtcgttctttcaaacttggaatgaagtgaattgacccatgcgttatgtaatcgctcatttcttcgcaatcagtcaaccgattccaagcAAATTGGGCTATAAGATGCATAAttagatgggctacacgctgatgtttaaatttttggattcacatgtctatttctcgacttacggacaaatttattcgctcggtaatttttcctgggacaccctgtatatatgacTTTGTGAAATAGCGCTAACAAATTTATATGGGGCGATGTAGATGGCCGCGAAACCATCAAGTGACTGCACGACGGAAGACCATTTGAGCCGCTgggataattttgtgtttcatttgacgagcaaattaaactgcattttctGAAATTTACTTTTGAGTCCTATCTATGCGGACTTAATATATAAATTGGAAATCATTGTTTGAGGTTTTGAGTTTTTTGCTCTAACTCAATCTGTATAACAATTGCCACGTTGTTACAAAATGACTTAGTCATTATTATCGTATAAAGAGAGCTCCCGGCTCATAACACACGATTTTCTGCCTAAATCTGTGAGTGTGACTTAGGCAAATGATTTCAATGATTTCAGTTATTCCAGGACTTGTACCACTATATCAGTGACGTTGTCTTTATCATTAGTTTGAATACGTAAATCTATTGAGACTAATATGCACATACGAGTAGTAAATAAGCATTTAGAGACGTCGCTACTTCCggttccgggtcaaaggtcaaccgaggtcaacgGTCAACAGCGGTCACCTCCAGcttatgaggtcaaaggtcaaccgaggtcaaaggtttcTTTTGGGTCATACAGTTAACCGGaaataatgtcatttttaaaGGCTCACCAGAAATACCACCATTTtttatattgatcatgttgaactTGGTTTTTGCTATAATGTGTATAATGGCCTGTAAATATAATATGGTCATTGTTTTATTGCTTACTCTGTATGTATATGCTGTGCTACCATGCGTCTTTCACTTGGTTGGGACCCTTTGCTCGTTCTTATTTTCTCCTTTCCTTGTGAGGGATGCTTGGTGTAGCCTAATTAATCTTGTTattgtagtttgtattttaaggTGTATTATTTAAGGATTTTTGTACATTTATTTAGTTTTTACTTTTATGTATGTGTGCTCTGTAAAGCGCATCGAGACTTCTGtatgatgcgctatataaatctcttttattattattattattattttaagggtacacaccacaaaatagctttccatagacttaacgtgctaaataggggttggCTAAGACACTGATTTCAGTTATGATTATATACCTCCGTCTCCCGTCTGGGCTGTTATGGTGAAATCTCCATAAATACATCGCGCGGTTCGACCTGTCTGAGCATTGCAGGTGGGTCCATTCAAGTAACTATCAGGTGCAGAAATGCAGTCAGCATTATTGGTTCCATCTCCCATCATACAATTCTGAACGGTGCCGTTGGTTTTGCATACAAAATTTTCGCAAGTGGCACATTTTAAGCCATCTGGGATAAAAAGGAAAGAAAGTTGAACCATGTTTAATAAGATAAAAACCCGACATGGCGACATATGGATGCTTAAGATACGATTATAATATTTATGCTGATTTCATAAGCATAATTAGCACCCGTCGCTCTCATTGATAAAAAGCTCTCAATCACAAACATCGATCTCTCTTTCATACATACCCCCACCCATCACACACGAGCACAcactatagaggttgtgcatatgacgcatCATAAATAtagcggacttctcaaatgcatttaagggggtactacacccctggcaaattttgtgcctatttttgcatttttctccaaaactatagcgcattggtgacaagtaagatatgtatattatagggacaatgactacaactactgcacagaaaattcagcaactcccagcatgtagttattgatttaatgatcaaatattggttttccctcatttttgactgtaactccacaaccgtTGTCTGTGTTGaagtaaaatttccagtgtagtagttgtagtccttgcccctataatccaTACACagcttacttttcaccaatgtgctataatttttgagaataatgcaaaaataggcacaaaattgggcagggggtgtagtacccccttaacaaatgCATTCATTGCAATCCATGGTTGTTTGATGAgctcatttattaatttttctaacaaaacataatataatgttcaattttagacctaaaaaataccaacagctatcgtactaataaactgtataatatacacattatattttgtagcaatttttaatatggattttcgtttctatatcaaatttatTCATCTTTATTTGCTTTTTGTGGtactttttattctataaatggttcatttgtgtgcaaaattgagggcgctatttaaatatatttcaaatgcaaattagccaaataatatgagttacacCTTACATTGTataataaaaagttttttgaaaattctcttGTCATTTGGTAGTATTTtggctgatgttctaataccattatacaaatgTCTACCCTTTgtatagtctcggtcccagccgattgctccttcgtcactaatgacggaggaacacaaaccgactgggaccgagacaaccacttgtaaagatgcaaacaagatttaaaataaatagcgccatcattgttcaacttttcaaatgactatgttttacatgccatcaaacaaccgtgaatccactgcgacagttcgtctcacacacattttgttatttaCCGTAACATTAAATAACTATTTCACTGAGAATAGGCATGTTAGTACCGTTAgattatatttgtttattttttgtgagTGTACATTGTTGCATCATCCATTTTTGAATAAATTGCCCGGATAAATTGTCTTGACAGATTGTGTTTAAATGCTATTTGCCTATAGTTACGGCAACAACTGTGATTTTAACGGTTAAATGTTGGCAACCAAGTTGCCAGGTATTTTACCGTAAAACACGCGTGTGTTTTATACAGGATTGTGGGCATTTTACCGTACTTTTACGGTAATATACCGTTTATATACTAATTATACGGTGAAATACTTGTAAACTCGTCGTTTTTTACGGTAGAATGCTGGCAACTTAGTAATTAAAACCAATCAGAGGCTACGTAAGAAAGGCAGTCGTGCCCAGGGGGTTATCAGagtgattggttactcagatgattatatcatgtaattaaccaatcaggggcattgTAAGAGAGGCATTAGTCCCCACCCCATGAGCAAAAACAACTTACCTATTTGCATTATGCAAATCAAGACAAGAACAGCTGCCAAAAGTGACTTCATATTTTCTgctgaaaataatagataatgtTTTCAAATCGTCAGTGAAAATAAAATGacgaagaaaataaaaaaataaaatggtaaAGAATCGAAGTTGTTCAACAATTTGATTAAATACTGAGATAAATCTACACAAACATTATTAACACGTTATTCGcaatttggttttggtcaaaaggttttaataacatttaaaagccgggttatatattatataaaggtaatttaaacgtttttaaaaatgttgtcaaaatgtaatattgtaaatatgttttggcaaatatttttccaaaatattttatcaacacttaaacatgttaaataacattacgttagaatgtttcacaaatatttttgaatgtattataCCCTATGCCCTTTATAATATATTCAAACGTTTTCTGttaaacattttgtgattttatttagataaaaatttctttaaaatgtatGATAAAAAGTGTCAAGTTTTATTTCGTGCCGtatcattttaataataatataatttcctcTGATTATTTTGAAGCATTATATCATCATTGAAGGTCAGGTTAATAGATGACAACCGAAAGAAATATTATCATTTTTTTGGCATTTCTAATCATCAAGGTATTCCTTTCATTCCAGCAACTGTTTTATACCTCAAATAAAGTCATAAGCAAACGAAcatacaaacaaattaaaaatgcaagcaagaaagcaaacaaataataatatacatacccATTTTCTCCAGAACGATGCctttgtaataattattgtatCAAAAATTCTACAAGCGATATTATTTCCAATTTGTTGTCAAGCGGTCCGTTTTTCAAGTCCACAATGGCTCATCGACTCTTTCAGTTTGTAACAATTCGCTTTCTGATACCAATAATAAATTTTGCCATTAGCGTGACAAAAATGTTCAGCCCAAACCGCGGTCAAACAATCGAAAAATCGCCCGATTTTTCTCTTAACAATTCCTTTTTGAGGAACAAAATTCATGGGAACTATTATGGCATCAAGTCGcccaattttgtttctttaataattGGTAGGGCATATCTATGGGATAGTAAACAGCCAACAATCACGAGAAAAACTTTAAAagccgcccaattgggctacttatTCGCTGGTTTGGTAAGAAAACACCAAACAACCATTTTTCTACCACTCAAATTTATACCATATCTCAACTGCTAAAACGCAGTTCTTTCAACACAATATTCATATACCTTTGAATATGTTGGTACGCAAACTCATCTCCCACAAGTTGAAATCAACTATTGAGATACGAGTGTAGAATAGAGGTCAATGAACAATGACACAGGGTATTCGGCTATTTGTAATGCATGATGTAACTATAGTGACCAACAAACATCTAAGATCCATGGCAACGTCAATATACATAGGTAATTAATAAATTGGAGAAAACAATCAATATTTTACTTGTTGGTGTCCACGTAGCGCACTCTTCTAGTTTTGACCTTAATTATCATGTTTTTATCCAGTGATGcgttaaattaaaaatatatttaaaaacctgcaaatacCAGTTGGTTTACACCATCAGAGCCAATagacacaataaataaataaataaataaataaataaataaataaataaataaataaataaataaataaataaataaataaataaataaataaataaataaataaataaaataaaataaaaaagaataataaataaataaataaataaataaataaataaataaataaataaataaataaataaataaataaataattaaacataaataaataaataaacgaaaaaataaataattaaaacaagaaatgtctttaaaaaagacaatgcctccaagataccagtggacaccttttgttattagttaaggagatacttataatgctagctttaaggccgcccgctattggatatagatttttgtctgattaaaatatgtgagtccattttctcctaatacaagactgaaaattttattttaatcggatattcggttaccaaaatatggcctgtcaaaatggagcgaaactaagtcgttggcaacaactttcttgttatgcaatgttgtcaggtaggccttattttctaattatatacgcaagaattatgcaaagtaaaattttcagataggctacaaaataagatataaaacccatggatgcatttggcaaatttgaacaccactgcaacagtccgacacaccgctagtccgaatatctgaaaacactttaacagtccgacacacccctagtccgaatccgaaatacactgcgctagtccgagtctggaaaacacttcgtcagtccgaaactgcagaaaaccaaagcggtagtccgaatctgaaaatcacagcgctggtccgaatctgaaaaacacggcgctagtccgaatatccgactagcgcagtgtttcctaaattcagattcggaatagcgccatgttttgcaaattcggactagcgcagtggttttcagtttcggactggcagagtgttttttagatttagactagcgctgtgtcggaggagtgctttccagatactgccaactgccaagggctagtaaaggactagccccgggcctagccctagactagccatgctagcatcatgcactcagtcatgcactacacataactgtgcgacatacaatgtagatttgacacaggttctgttttgtattttaattgaggtcaaactcatgaacttgccatttaaatgttgatatcaagatgaacagaaataaataatccattctactttctagtcataaaccggcacggatctcactgtttagggagtgttcattaatactttggtagggggggctggtctacCTCAAATTTTtcactcgaaaacttttttgccccccccctcgatggactgctaaacttttttgacccccctcttttgacagacaaaacttttttgacccccccccaccattatcgtataacaaacatacttagtgttgtttccagtggtgtggtatctgggtcacatgtcattgagggaggcaaatgtttgaaacattcccggtgggacaaatggaaattttcattttatacttaatttagatttgtcccaaatcagggtgtttatctgattttacagggataaatgaaatagaggatttatttggaggttcataggtgcgtaatttggatccgtggctattatgatagtactgtacaaatgcgcgtgaaccgcccaaaaaatttggctatattgaagcttgaatgcatggtcaaatattgttaaaattagaactaatttatgcaaaaagagattaatttggtcacgcaaatgtacacaggtatcagttttggccccaaagaccgtggtaccTGGACCTGTGCCCACtctggtaaatctacccatgggcctttgtgtacaaaataagtttgcaatgagaaatagtattaaaactgaacatgctgaagtgtgcagtttacgtgcaaagaaatccaatttatttgcaatattttcttgatttagttgtatttgatcagattggtacataatcatactgatttgtagcctactttgaaagagatataaaattttatgataaaaagtgtcagtatttcttagaccaacccagatgttgcatgttgctgatcatctttaatgttatactAATTAATAGAtataagtgccatcattttttcaaagaaaagcactgaaaacaaaaacttgcccatgttaaaagtggtatagagggtctcaattcgcgaaaattttgggttttgaagaggaaaactttttttgccccccctttcctaccacctaaaactttttagtcccccctcttttaaggtccaaaacttttttggccccccctcccttttcccagccccccccccccccaccaaagtatttctgaacactcccttagtgtcatgtatggtcactgatggtaGGCCAATATGGccatgagtttgcaatattgaaattgttattgaaatcagtttgctagccccgggcctagccctagactagtcatgctagcatcatgcactcagtcatgcactacacataattgtgcgacatacaatgtagatttgacacaggttctgttttgtattttaattgaggtcaaactcatgaacttaccatttaaatgttgatatcaagatgaacagaaataaataatccattctactttctagtcataaaccggcacggatctcactgtttagtgtaatgtatggtcactgatggtcatgagtttgcaatattgaaattgttattgaaatcagtttcttccaagttcaagataaaagtaacatgattgtattgaaatgtaagttataaacattcttcctgctgtccagcgggtatgatgtagacacgatgattgcggcctagtcgagcctagcatgctagcctgcatgtcagtcggtctgctgattcgccgcaaaaatacctccaattttgcacaaaacaatccatgatgtcaaattatcacatccaaagtgtcgccatgaacgtcagcttcaacttctccagccaaagtttttccattgataatcaggtttcatgtaatcatgaaattaaaccttgtttaatgtgtattcccattgccacacacatcataacggttgtccgacttaatttctacgatattgctgatgtgatgaggctacaatccataattaaataccgaattaaaaaaatactagtttgcgtctgacgtcaggacaaaggcgcgccgtgattggttgctgacctgcgcagtatggcattttggtctggttgacaggacggcatacgcaagctagtcttttttaattcggtcttcaattatacaatatatgagtttaaaaaaattctaatgcataattcatgagcttgatagacccgcaccattgtcaccacgtgctaggtgtttctagaatccctataaaataagattaattttaatgctaagtaattgcacatgctgaggaagcgtgattacctttttgaacattcggaaatggcgataggcgaatttatgtatggcgcaaagaggtgggggatatatattgggctctcgatattgggcggaaattagagtacttgtcagaatataaatttgtacaatcggcctacatgccgcgcaatgtgcggcattttaggtgtaaatttcaaagcaaagtacctcctgcggaggcagaaaaaataGAAGTGCTGTCCTCCAGCGACCACGTAGGCAATCGCTTTGAACTTTGACCGTAGACATGGTAGAGATAGATAAGGCAAATTTGTGACCAAACCATAAGGAACTCGCTAATGTCAATTGATGCATGTGTGCAAcagtgcaagtggcaccactcgGCTATGCTGTTTGTTTTAGAGgaggcattttaaaggtattttgtttatttacattTGCAAAATACGTAGTACAAAACCTTTACAgagaaaaatgtttataaaattaaCAATGATCATTAGAATTAATATTGATTATTAAAAGAACGTCcattcataaaaatattacaTAAAACACAATACGTACATCATAAGTCAGCATAATATACTATTCTCAAGATATacaatgtataataattattaaaactcaTAAGCCATTAGAGGCTgcgcattttgaaggtattttgccTCTGACCGGAAAttaacccaaaatgacctttgatGCGCAATAATTCTTAAAATTCATAGCCATTATTAAAAGAACATCCATTCataaaaacattatataaaaCACAAGACAAGACAGCAGAATATAATTCTCAAAAGAATATATTTGTACAATGtataaaaattattaaaactCATAAGCCattagaggctgtgcaataattccGAGCCTGtgagagggtaaaattggggggggggcaagaactTGAGCCAAAAAAAGGGGGCCATttgttggctcgaaattaaaagggagaTGGTGCGATCAAACAGATCAGTCAACACTAACATTTggtggaaaacaaataagaatttaTTCTTGATTGAAACCGCACATTATTGCCTTAATGTTGTATAAGTAGCAGCAAACTGGAAACACCACCTTGTCATGTGCATAGATGAGTCGGTCACCTTGCCGATCATGAGGTGCAACCCCCGGCACAGGCGCATACACTAACCATCAGGAACTCCTGTATTGGCAGAAGACAAATATGTACAAATCATAAATTAAACACCAACAAAGAGGTAACTAGAAAGGGGAACAGTCAGTTCTTAAAGCCTAGGGATAATAGTCCACTAACAATCTCATTCGCAAAAATATCCCtactttagggacgcaccatttggtTTTCAGGGGGACATGGGAGTTTTGGTCAGGCggatgttttgttgttgttaaaaaGAGTGACTAAAATGTATATGTTTTCGATATTATAACCAGGGGGCCCTTCCCCCGGCCAACCCCGCTACACTTGGAACGCGCTGTAAATgaattagcttgaaattctcctggacaaggaacttactgttgATTGTCTCGCTGTAATGTCTAGAGTGTGCGcttccctgtgttgttgtttgatGGTTTATGGGATGATGCGGGTGTTTTATGTCAGCGACAACctgcaaagtgtgctgaggcgtGTGGATcagcgtctaggcgttgtgcatgTGCACGTGCGTAgctcactataaatcactgcgtttttttTTGTAAAGGTCAGTTAcgcgcaattgctttgcggtgcgttGCGTTCCCGATATATCAATAACCATTtgtcgcaactcaacgcaactcgtcacacatccaagttaaaatgtatttaactttaccgcaatgcagtattttgcagtatgatgcagtgcggcaactCGCCGCATCGCAATGCAATTGCGGCGTAGAATGAACGGAGCTTTAGGCGGTAACTCTTTTACTTACATAATCCGGTACACCTTCAGCATCACTGAACTCCCCGATTCGATAAAGTTTTGGGTTTGATTTCTTCACGGAATGATCACAGACTAATGATAAAGTCAGTTTCCTATAAATATAATAACAAACATAATATAATAGCCTAAAAGGTTTTACTCACCACTTCTATACGGTAGAGTATAAGCAGGGCAAAATTTCCTCGGGGGAAACATTACTAAGTTGAAGCTTGACCC of Amphiura filiformis chromosome 14, Afil_fr2py, whole genome shotgun sequence contains these proteins:
- the LOC140170061 gene encoding uncharacterized protein isoform X2 — encoded protein: MENMKSLLAAVLVLICIMQIDGLKCATCENFVCKTNGTVQNCMMGDGTNNADCISAPDSYLNGPTCNAQTGRTARCIYGDFTITAQTGDGGSVELKMQNRGCIDFETDSDLDKNGCLKDDDLEDLKADMLEIYDEPNIKGYACICDDEDNCNSAISVQSLGLFTSTLVALAALVFV
- the LOC140170061 gene encoding uncharacterized protein isoform X1, giving the protein MAENMKSLLAAVLVLICIMQIDGLKCATCENFVCKTNGTVQNCMMGDGTNNADCISAPDSYLNGPTCNAQTGRTARCIYGDFTITAQTGDGGSVELKMQNRGCIDFETDSDLDKNGCLKDDDLEDLKADMLEIYDEPNIKGYACICDDEDNCNSAISVQSLGLFTSTLVALAALVFV